From Segatella copri, the proteins below share one genomic window:
- a CDS encoding M16 family metallopeptidase, which produces MKYNTYTLDNGLRIIHLPSDSKVVYCGYQINAGTRNEEPGEEGLAHFCEHVTFKGTERRKAWHILNCLESVGGDLNAYTNKEGTVYYSAILKEHIARAVDLLTDIVFHSVYPQAEIDKEVEVICDEIESYNDSPAELIYDEFENIIFKGSPLGHNILGTAEQVRSFKTEDALRFTRKLYRPDNAIFFAYGDIDFKKLVRLLKKSFLSEERRVKSEKFNSPEAQAQFNIQHSTFNTQHSFEGQTIVMQKNTHQAHVMIGTRAYDVNDSRRMPLYLLNNMLGGPGMNAKLNLALREHNGLVYTVESTMAAYGDTGIWSIYFGCDEHDVKRCLRLVRKELDKFMQKPLSEAQLKAAKKQIKGQVGVACDNRENFALDFGKSFLHYGWEKNVDRLYEQVDEITAEQIQAVAQELFDKDRLTTLIFR; this is translated from the coding sequence ATGAAATACAATACTTATACACTCGATAATGGACTCCGCATCATCCACCTGCCTTCAGACAGCAAGGTGGTGTATTGCGGTTACCAGATTAACGCCGGCACCCGAAACGAGGAGCCGGGCGAAGAAGGACTTGCCCACTTCTGCGAGCACGTTACTTTCAAGGGCACAGAGCGCCGCAAGGCGTGGCACATTCTCAACTGTCTGGAGAGCGTGGGAGGCGACCTGAACGCCTACACCAACAAGGAAGGCACGGTTTATTACTCAGCCATCCTCAAAGAGCACATCGCAAGAGCCGTAGATCTGCTCACCGACATCGTTTTCCATTCGGTTTATCCGCAAGCGGAAATCGACAAGGAGGTAGAGGTAATCTGCGATGAGATAGAGAGTTACAACGATTCTCCTGCCGAACTGATTTATGATGAATTCGAAAATATCATCTTCAAGGGTTCGCCGCTGGGCCACAATATCCTGGGCACAGCCGAACAGGTTCGCTCGTTCAAGACAGAAGATGCGCTGCGCTTTACAAGAAAGCTTTACCGGCCGGATAATGCGATATTCTTCGCTTACGGAGACATTGACTTCAAGAAGCTGGTAAGACTCTTGAAGAAGAGCTTTTTAAGTGAAGAACGAAGAGTGAAGAGTGAAAAATTCAATAGTCCAGAGGCGCAAGCCCAATTCAACATTCAACACTCAACATTCAACACTCAACACTCCTTCGAGGGGCAGACGATTGTGATGCAGAAGAATACGCATCAGGCTCATGTGATGATTGGAACCCGCGCCTACGATGTGAACGACAGCCGCAGAATGCCGCTCTATCTGCTCAACAATATGCTGGGCGGACCGGGAATGAATGCCAAGCTGAACCTAGCCCTGCGCGAGCACAACGGACTGGTTTACACCGTAGAGAGCACGATGGCGGCTTATGGCGATACGGGCATTTGGAGCATTTATTTCGGCTGCGATGAGCACGACGTGAAGCGCTGCCTCAGACTGGTTCGCAAGGAACTGGATAAGTTCATGCAGAAGCCGCTGAGCGAGGCGCAGCTCAAGGCCGCCAAGAAGCAGATAAAGGGACAGGTAGGCGTGGCTTGCGACAACCGCGAGAACTTTGCCCTCGACTTCGGCAAGAGCTTCCTTCACTATGGCTGGGAGAAGAACGTAGACCGACTCTACGAGCAGGTGGATGAGATTACAGCCGAACAGATACAGGCCGTGGCTCAGGAGTTGTTTGATAAAGACAGGCTCACCACGCTGATTTTCAGATAA
- a CDS encoding carbohydrate kinase family protein, translated as MRKVIGIGETVLDIIFKGGKPIEAVPGGSSFNAVISLGRAGVNASFISEAGNDRIGEYVIQFLRDNGVNADNVSIFPESKSPLSLAFLDENNNADYIFYKDHPHDQLEFATPEINPGDIVLFGSFFALNPVVRPQVAGFLEYAKEHGAILYYDINFRASHQNEIMKITPNLIENLEMADFVRGSHEDFGILYKKPEADKVYNAEISFYCKKFICTQGAEPVEVRAENGFAKSYPSEKMKPVSTIGAGDNFNAGFVFGLIKDGITREDIDRGLSEAQWDSLLKSAQEFSTECCKDIYNYISKEFGEQKKKEL; from the coding sequence ATGCGCAAAGTAATAGGAATAGGAGAAACCGTGCTTGACATCATCTTCAAGGGCGGCAAGCCGATAGAGGCAGTACCGGGTGGCTCATCATTCAATGCAGTCATTTCGTTGGGCCGTGCGGGCGTAAATGCTTCGTTCATCAGCGAGGCGGGCAACGACCGCATAGGAGAGTATGTGATTCAGTTTTTGAGAGATAATGGGGTGAATGCTGACAATGTGAGCATCTTCCCGGAATCGAAGTCGCCGCTCTCGCTGGCTTTCCTCGACGAGAACAATAATGCCGACTACATCTTCTATAAAGATCATCCTCACGACCAGCTGGAGTTCGCCACACCGGAAATCAATCCTGGCGACATCGTGCTCTTCGGTTCGTTCTTTGCCCTGAATCCTGTGGTCCGTCCTCAGGTTGCCGGTTTCCTGGAGTATGCGAAGGAGCACGGCGCCATTCTTTATTACGACATCAACTTCCGTGCTTCTCATCAGAACGAAATCATGAAGATTACGCCTAATCTGATAGAGAACCTGGAGATGGCTGATTTCGTACGCGGAAGCCACGAGGACTTTGGAATCCTCTACAAGAAACCGGAGGCGGATAAGGTTTATAATGCCGAAATCAGTTTCTACTGCAAGAAGTTTATCTGCACCCAGGGTGCTGAGCCTGTAGAGGTTCGTGCCGAGAACGGCTTTGCCAAGAGTTATCCTTCGGAGAAGATGAAACCGGTGAGCACTATCGGAGCTGGCGATAATTTCAATGCCGGTTTCGTTTTCGGACTGATCAAGGATGGAATCACCCGCGAGGACATCGACCGCGGCTTATCTGAGGCGCAATGGGATAGCCTGCTGAAGAGTGCCCAGGAGTTCTCCACCGAATGCTGCAAGGACATCTACAATTATATTTCCAAGGAATTCGGAGAGCAAAAGAAGAAGGAATTATAA
- a CDS encoding FprA family A-type flavoprotein, with amino-acid sequence MTEITNKIYYVGVNDRNKHRFEGLWPLPNGVSYNSYIIDDEKVALVDTVEVDFFTQFLENIHEVIGDREIDYLIINHMEPDHSGSIALIKKYYPNIKIVGNKKTLGMLEGFYGVTDDVVEVKNGETLSLGNRELSFVLIPMVHWPETMVTLDAKNKVLFSGDAFGCFGALNGGIIDTEINCETFWLEMVRYYSNIVGKYGIPVQNALKKLAGVELDYICSTHGPVWHEHIEKVIGMYDKMSKYETEPGLVICYGTMYGNTERMAEIIARAASKAGVKNIVMYNISKTHHSYILRDIFRYKGLIVGAPTYNAGLYHEMEVLLSELANKDIKNHLLGWYGSHCWASKAVAKIQEWNETKLHYEAVGEPVDMKQAITPEVKAQCEALGKAMAEKLLAE; translated from the coding sequence ATGACTGAGATTACAAACAAGATTTATTACGTAGGTGTTAACGACCGCAACAAGCATCGTTTTGAGGGCCTCTGGCCTTTGCCTAATGGAGTGAGCTACAACTCTTATATCATTGATGATGAGAAGGTAGCGCTGGTAGATACTGTAGAGGTAGATTTCTTCACCCAGTTCCTCGAGAATATCCACGAGGTGATTGGCGACCGAGAAATCGATTATCTTATCATCAACCACATGGAACCTGACCACAGCGGCTCCATCGCCCTCATCAAGAAATATTACCCTAACATCAAGATTGTGGGCAACAAGAAGACGCTGGGAATGCTCGAAGGCTTCTATGGCGTAACAGATGACGTGGTAGAGGTGAAGAATGGCGAAACCCTTTCATTGGGCAACCGCGAGCTGAGCTTCGTTCTCATCCCTATGGTTCACTGGCCAGAGACCATGGTAACGCTCGATGCAAAGAACAAGGTGCTCTTCTCAGGTGATGCGTTCGGCTGCTTCGGTGCGCTGAACGGCGGAATCATCGATACGGAAATCAACTGCGAGACTTTCTGGCTGGAGATGGTTCGCTACTACTCAAACATTGTGGGTAAGTATGGAATCCCTGTTCAGAATGCCTTGAAGAAGTTGGCTGGCGTGGAGCTGGATTACATCTGCTCAACCCATGGTCCGGTTTGGCACGAGCATATTGAGAAGGTAATCGGCATGTATGATAAGATGTCGAAGTACGAGACGGAGCCGGGCCTCGTTATCTGCTACGGAACCATGTACGGCAATACCGAGCGCATGGCTGAAATCATCGCCCGTGCGGCAAGCAAGGCTGGCGTGAAGAACATCGTAATGTACAACATCTCGAAGACTCACCACAGCTACATCCTGCGCGACATCTTCCGCTACAAGGGCCTTATCGTGGGTGCTCCAACCTACAATGCCGGTCTTTATCACGAGATGGAGGTTCTCCTCTCCGAGCTTGCCAATAAGGACATCAAGAACCACCTCCTCGGTTGGTATGGTTCTCATTGCTGGGCAAGCAAGGCAGTAGCAAAGATTCAGGAGTGGAACGAAACCAAGCTCCACTACGAGGCTGTAGGCGAGCCTGTAGATATGAAGCAGGCGATTACTCCAGAGGTAAAGGCGCAGTGCGAGGCTCTGGGTAAGGCTATGGCAGAGAAGCTGCTGGCAGAATAA
- a CDS encoding ATP-binding protein codes for MKELLKQIIFEQQDNCRHLMQDAIPRHIEEEWLTTSEILIITGVRRCGKSVLLQQLRDKLEEKDFFFNFDDERLVNFKLEDFATLQECFFELFGEQHTYYFDEIQNIAGWETFVRRLYNEGNKVVVTGSNARMLSKEMGTHLTGRYISVEVYPFSFAEYLQLEHIEPSQKDFYLMASRSKLLGHFRDFLERGGFPKYLQTGSVSYLSSLYESIIFRDVMARNGLTNDKEIKELAFYLASNATQRVTYNSLGKIVGIRHPETIKNYLEYIQQTYMIFQLLKYAPSVKTQMLSPKKVYFIDNAIISRMGFNVTDNNGVKLENAVFIELLRRGYDLFYHADKKECDFVVREGVRITQAYQVTVKMDDEKTRKREIEGLQEAMEIYDLSEGYIITLNEKEELTVDGKTVHIIPAWEWMLK; via the coding sequence ATGAAAGAACTGTTGAAACAAATAATATTTGAGCAGCAGGACAACTGCAGGCATCTTATGCAGGATGCCATCCCTCGACACATAGAAGAGGAATGGCTTACCACCTCGGAAATCCTTATCATAACTGGTGTAAGACGATGTGGAAAGTCGGTGTTGCTGCAGCAACTGCGTGATAAGTTGGAGGAGAAAGATTTCTTCTTCAATTTTGACGATGAGCGTCTCGTAAACTTTAAGCTTGAAGATTTTGCAACCTTGCAGGAATGCTTCTTTGAGCTTTTCGGTGAGCAACACACCTATTACTTTGATGAGATTCAAAACATTGCGGGTTGGGAAACCTTTGTCAGACGTCTTTACAATGAAGGCAATAAGGTGGTGGTGACAGGCTCCAATGCCCGGATGCTGAGCAAGGAGATGGGCACTCATCTCACAGGGCGTTATATCTCTGTGGAGGTTTATCCTTTCTCTTTTGCCGAATACCTGCAGCTGGAGCATATTGAGCCTTCGCAGAAAGATTTCTATCTGATGGCGAGCCGTTCCAAACTGCTGGGTCATTTCCGTGATTTCTTGGAGAGGGGTGGTTTCCCGAAATATCTTCAGACGGGTTCCGTCAGTTACCTGTCCTCACTTTATGAGAGCATTATCTTCCGGGATGTGATGGCTCGCAATGGTCTTACAAACGACAAGGAAATTAAAGAACTTGCATTTTATCTTGCCAGCAATGCCACCCAGCGTGTTACCTATAACTCGCTGGGAAAGATAGTGGGCATTCGCCATCCCGAAACCATCAAGAACTATCTGGAATATATTCAGCAAACCTACATGATATTCCAGTTGTTGAAGTATGCTCCATCGGTAAAGACCCAGATGTTGAGCCCGAAGAAGGTGTATTTTATAGATAATGCCATCATCAGCAGGATGGGTTTCAATGTCACGGATAACAATGGTGTAAAACTGGAGAATGCCGTTTTCATCGAATTGCTGCGAAGGGGTTACGACTTGTTCTACCATGCCGACAAGAAAGAGTGCGACTTTGTGGTGAGAGAAGGTGTAAGGATTACCCAGGCTTACCAGGTTACGGTGAAGATGGATGATGAGAAGACTCGCAAGCGTGAGATAGAGGGCCTGCAAGAGGCGATGGAAATCTATGATTTATCAGAGGGTTACATCATTACGCTAAATGAGAAAGAGGAGCTTACCGTGGATGGGAAGACGGTGCATATAATACCTGCTTGGGAATGGATGCTGAAGTAA
- a CDS encoding TIGR00730 family Rossman fold protein codes for MKIAVFCSANKNIDPDFFTMTEEMGKWMAENGHDLVFGGCNSGLMDCIGKAVKANGGRTIGVVPTLVERGGRTFPDLDIEIPCDNLSDRKDLMLAQSDIFVALPGGVGTLDEIFTIAAAHTIGYHHKMVILYNMKGFWNSTIALLDDMAEKSMIRGDWRDVIEVADNLEELAKLCEG; via the coding sequence ATGAAAATAGCAGTTTTTTGTTCAGCAAATAAGAATATCGACCCCGACTTCTTCACGATGACTGAAGAGATGGGAAAGTGGATGGCAGAGAACGGCCACGACCTGGTTTTCGGCGGCTGCAACTCTGGTCTGATGGATTGCATTGGCAAGGCAGTAAAGGCAAATGGCGGCAGAACCATCGGTGTGGTTCCTACGCTTGTAGAGCGAGGCGGCAGAACCTTCCCTGACCTCGACATCGAGATTCCGTGTGATAATCTCAGCGACCGCAAGGACCTGATGCTTGCCCAGAGCGACATCTTCGTAGCCCTTCCTGGCGGCGTCGGCACCCTGGATGAAATCTTCACCATCGCTGCCGCCCACACCATCGGCTACCATCACAAAATGGTGATTCTCTACAACATGAAAGGCTTCTGGAACTCCACCATCGCCCTATTGGATGACATGGCAGAGAAAAGCATGATTCGTGGCGATTGGCGAGATGTGATTGAAGTGGCGGATAACCTGGAAGAGCTGGCTAAGCTCTGCGAGGGATAG
- a CDS encoding alpha/beta hydrolase family protein encodes MKRIITYSIIALLQVSEALAQTSVSLAKTSPKPKLQKREKYEWQGEIPTYVETLKKELTYPMAWGNSPIRNFKKWKKAARAKVLECMMTPPKAAAAWDMEVLGEEQRDGYKAQKIAFNINAYSRITAYLLIPDGKGPFPTVNALHDHGAHLFIGKEKMIRPFFTPEEKDSPTKQALCQEILDDADAWVRQLYDNQYVGDYLAKHGYVVFSADAPMWGERGRKEGVDRNKYDLIAGNMMMLGRDLSAFMTYDDISSTEFLASLPMVDAKRIGCVGCSMGAYRSWMLSALSDRIKAGASICWMITTDAQLTRRFGRKENGGFANCIPGLRQYLDYPHIASLACPKPMLFINGTKDKLFPVPGVKDAFAEMHKVWKSQGADNLLDTELWEIPHSCGLKAQEKMLEFLDKNLK; translated from the coding sequence ATGAAAAGGATTATCACATATAGTATCATCGCATTGTTGCAGGTGTCGGAGGCGCTTGCTCAGACCTCTGTGTCGCTTGCAAAAACCTCTCCGAAGCCGAAGCTTCAGAAGCGGGAGAAGTATGAATGGCAGGGAGAGATTCCTACCTATGTAGAAACGCTGAAGAAGGAACTGACCTATCCGATGGCTTGGGGCAACAGTCCTATCAGGAACTTCAAGAAGTGGAAGAAGGCGGCAAGGGCGAAGGTTCTCGAATGCATGATGACGCCTCCGAAAGCGGCTGCGGCTTGGGATATGGAAGTGCTTGGTGAGGAACAGAGAGACGGGTATAAGGCGCAGAAAATCGCCTTTAATATCAACGCCTATTCCCGTATTACGGCTTATCTCCTGATTCCGGATGGCAAGGGACCATTCCCAACAGTCAATGCGCTTCATGATCATGGTGCCCATCTCTTTATCGGAAAGGAGAAGATGATTCGCCCTTTCTTTACTCCGGAAGAAAAAGATTCCCCTACGAAGCAGGCGCTCTGTCAGGAGATTCTGGATGATGCGGATGCGTGGGTAAGGCAACTTTACGATAATCAGTACGTGGGCGATTATCTGGCGAAGCATGGCTACGTAGTCTTTTCGGCAGATGCTCCGATGTGGGGAGAACGAGGCCGCAAGGAGGGCGTGGATAGAAACAAATACGACCTGATAGCCGGCAACATGATGATGCTGGGTAGAGACCTCTCTGCCTTCATGACTTACGATGATATTTCCAGTACCGAGTTCCTGGCTTCGCTGCCGATGGTGGATGCGAAGCGTATTGGATGCGTTGGGTGTTCGATGGGAGCCTATCGTTCGTGGATGCTCTCTGCTTTATCGGATAGGATCAAGGCGGGTGCTTCCATCTGCTGGATGATTACTACGGACGCTCAGCTTACTCGGAGATTCGGAAGAAAGGAGAATGGCGGTTTTGCGAATTGCATCCCGGGGTTGAGGCAATATCTCGATTATCCCCACATTGCCTCCCTCGCCTGTCCGAAGCCGATGCTCTTCATCAATGGCACAAAAGATAAGCTCTTTCCCGTACCTGGTGTAAAAGATGCTTTCGCCGAAATGCACAAGGTTTGGAAGAGTCAGGGAGCAGATAATCTGCTGGATACGGAACTTTGGGAAATCCCTCATTCCTGCGGATTGAAGGCGCAGGAGAAAATGCTGGAGTTTCTGGATAAGAATTTGAAATAA
- a CDS encoding leucine-rich repeat domain-containing protein yields MKTNLHSIRHQSFKLIATLLMLLFTNVCYAKLLDVTLTEGGTLRQFIPKEDYASITELKVSGPFNSEDLDVIKNLTKLEILDLSDIYLVEGEKYYYETYQKQSSKEYDYTYFYTSEKDSISNKHEHKGYPKPNGYDCYYHHTYCNDLRYAFCPYYNNHELYAKRLYWPKSVKKIGNYAFSGSDLRTIYISEDIEDIDSLSFKGANLLENVFINSNNKKYKDINGTVYCKTNNEKIFEGRKTGFVVSKAENKRSFLYLYIDTLKSEANTEPLKLISVTCNGKTLISKGKGWEGDLWVLKGVYFKEREVVITYKEGDIEKQNVYTYPATNPYVDLNLRETGYTSLKFEVIADEGASEVGIISNNKIIAKGIPSTSVNYNYQEGRTFWFNDLPWGSFGKYYGYAIYEGDTIMSGYTICGTNSAGSYIISKKTIITPTSCTVKGTFNVGEQYIDSCGWEISDMKTAWGTTKWTNKLTHKFVDLVPGKTYYAYFIVDAKGQRYRSDAYEFFAPSVTFENLPTDMVSNTTARISANTNCDATHNIGFEWRKYDAPDLVPSTYSECPVINGKLSGTLNNLSANTYYKYRPYYKDAKGDYTYGDWLAFGTSDAYAYFKPDVFTSTYEQNEQSIKLTGYVIGGSDKITKQGFEYWTSKSPNKTVLESTGQYMQAEIKGLISGATYSYRTFATTSKETIYGDTFEFSVPNTTGINHAEQNTEEMQIYFNSQKGIMVSVADKANSNCSYRINNINGDNVETGKIVADENWHSVKKLLPGIYIIRVSNLKESKIIKVAIK; encoded by the coding sequence ATGAAGACGAATTTACATTCCATTCGGCATCAATCATTCAAACTGATTGCTACATTACTCATGTTGTTGTTTACTAATGTTTGCTATGCCAAGTTGTTAGATGTAACCTTAACAGAAGGTGGTACTTTGAGACAATTTATTCCAAAAGAAGACTATGCTTCGATTACGGAGCTGAAAGTTTCAGGTCCTTTTAATAGTGAGGATCTTGATGTCATAAAAAATCTAACCAAATTAGAGATTCTTGATTTGTCAGATATTTATTTAGTAGAGGGGGAAAAATACTATTATGAAACTTACCAGAAACAATCCTCAAAAGAATATGACTACACTTATTTCTACACCTCGGAGAAAGATTCTATATCAAACAAACACGAACATAAAGGTTACCCCAAGCCTAATGGATACGACTGTTATTACCATCATACTTATTGTAATGATTTAAGATACGCATTCTGTCCCTACTACAACAATCATGAACTATACGCCAAACGACTTTACTGGCCAAAAAGTGTGAAGAAAATCGGCAACTACGCCTTCTCTGGAAGTGATTTACGTACCATTTACATAAGTGAGGACATTGAAGATATTGATAGTTTGTCTTTCAAAGGAGCCAACTTACTCGAAAATGTCTTTATTAATAGCAACAACAAAAAATATAAAGACATAAACGGTACTGTTTACTGTAAAACAAACAACGAAAAGATTTTTGAGGGACGCAAAACGGGGTTTGTTGTTTCAAAAGCAGAAAACAAACGTTCATTTCTTTACCTATATATTGACACCTTAAAAAGTGAAGCCAATACCGAACCTTTAAAACTTATAAGTGTAACCTGCAATGGCAAAACATTAATTTCTAAAGGGAAAGGTTGGGAAGGCGACCTTTGGGTATTAAAGGGAGTCTATTTCAAAGAAAGGGAAGTCGTAATTACTTATAAGGAAGGAGATATAGAAAAACAAAACGTATATACTTATCCTGCAACCAACCCTTATGTTGATCTTAATCTTCGAGAGACTGGATATACCTCTCTCAAATTCGAAGTTATCGCTGACGAAGGGGCTTCAGAAGTAGGTATCATCTCCAACAATAAAATTATAGCCAAAGGAATCCCTTCCACTTCAGTTAACTACAATTACCAAGAAGGGCGTACCTTTTGGTTTAACGACTTACCATGGGGAAGTTTTGGCAAATACTATGGATATGCCATCTATGAGGGGGATACCATAATGTCTGGCTATACTATATGTGGAACTAATTCCGCGGGATCATATATAATAAGTAAGAAAACTATTATAACCCCAACAAGTTGCACTGTCAAAGGAACATTTAATGTTGGAGAACAGTATATTGATAGCTGCGGATGGGAAATCTCGGATATGAAGACAGCTTGGGGAACAACAAAATGGACAAATAAACTAACACATAAATTTGTAGATTTAGTACCAGGCAAGACGTACTATGCTTATTTCATAGTTGATGCTAAAGGGCAACGTTACAGAAGTGATGCATACGAATTCTTTGCTCCAAGTGTTACATTTGAAAATCTACCAACGGACATGGTTTCAAATACAACCGCACGAATAAGTGCTAACACAAATTGCGATGCTACACATAACATTGGGTTTGAATGGCGAAAATATGATGCACCAGATTTGGTTCCTTCCACCTATTCTGAATGCCCAGTAATCAATGGCAAGTTATCTGGTACGCTAAACAATCTGAGTGCAAACACATACTATAAATATCGTCCATACTACAAAGATGCAAAGGGAGACTATACTTACGGTGATTGGTTAGCATTCGGAACATCAGACGCTTACGCTTATTTCAAGCCTGATGTTTTTACTTCTACCTATGAACAAAATGAGCAAAGTATAAAGTTGACAGGATACGTAATCGGTGGTTCCGACAAAATTACCAAACAAGGGTTTGAATATTGGACATCAAAAAGCCCAAACAAGACTGTCCTTGAATCTACAGGGCAATATATGCAAGCAGAAATAAAGGGACTCATTTCTGGGGCAACTTATTCATACCGAACATTTGCAACCACTAGCAAAGAAACCATATATGGTGACACTTTTGAGTTCTCTGTACCGAACACGACAGGGATTAATCACGCAGAACAAAATACTGAAGAAATGCAAATTTACTTCAATAGTCAAAAAGGAATCATGGTTTCTGTTGCAGACAAAGCCAACTCAAACTGCTCATATAGAATCAACAACATAAATGGGGATAATGTTGAGACTGGAAAAATTGTGGCTGATGAAAATTGGCATTCTGTCAAGAAACTATTACCAGGCATCTACATTATAAGAGTTAGCAATCTTAAAGAATCAAAGATTATAAAGGTTGCAATCAAATAA
- a CDS encoding DUF3843 family protein, producing the protein MKKVIFTQEWIALHPYEKADETDLYYTELANEIYHALDEACYTHNFKNMDDAKQLALSIAGYFEDVISGTGIWKTFTEECKQRYGTYIPFYEKESEFIKSTLNEDDPAYDPEEINIADVKFLLWHHYQQSSFVQEAVPFLFGTLELAAKLAYNILDREYETAPENERLLTYLSEMPEIEGNAETTEEEIEKNKELDEIHRRDTLAWFHYGCYFNVGNQKRLQFTLQQMANSPQGLTEPLAYSVQMEMTIVGRNNLLALTSYEWLCKICKNMPTHKLWEDEEFRKKAIELHEKADHEKAIHDYNLLKAKGYEDKFIFLEDVKTLKEFLKEIEFELPKDIRFPQKYEKGIILSGSPYTGINISFGLAHCIASPENPYYVQERAETDSFGIISGNGLPFPYEIVCKLIENNLIPDANIFTSQYVKEEGLKITQANLQFLADYYLMGRKDKDLSPKELW; encoded by the coding sequence ATGAAAAAAGTTATTTTCACCCAAGAATGGATTGCTTTGCATCCATACGAAAAAGCAGACGAAACAGATCTGTATTATACAGAACTCGCCAACGAAATATACCATGCTCTTGACGAGGCGTGCTACACCCATAACTTCAAGAATATGGATGACGCCAAGCAGCTGGCACTCAGCATTGCCGGTTATTTTGAAGATGTGATTTCGGGCACAGGCATTTGGAAGACTTTCACGGAAGAATGCAAGCAGCGCTACGGCACCTACATTCCTTTCTATGAGAAAGAAAGCGAATTCATCAAGAGTACGCTCAACGAAGATGACCCGGCTTACGACCCAGAGGAAATCAACATCGCTGATGTCAAGTTCCTGCTCTGGCACCATTACCAGCAGAGCAGTTTCGTACAGGAAGCCGTTCCTTTCCTCTTCGGAACCCTGGAACTGGCTGCCAAACTTGCCTACAACATTCTCGACAGAGAGTATGAAACGGCTCCGGAAAACGAGCGTCTTCTGACTTATCTCAGCGAAATGCCTGAGATAGAGGGCAACGCTGAAACGACCGAAGAGGAAATCGAGAAGAACAAGGAGTTGGATGAGATTCACCGTCGCGACACCCTGGCGTGGTTCCATTATGGCTGCTATTTCAACGTGGGCAACCAGAAGCGCCTGCAGTTTACCCTCCAGCAGATGGCAAACTCGCCTCAGGGTCTTACCGAACCGCTCGCTTATTCTGTGCAGATGGAAATGACTATCGTCGGCAGAAACAATCTTCTGGCGCTCACTTCTTACGAATGGCTCTGCAAGATTTGCAAGAACATGCCTACCCACAAGCTCTGGGAGGATGAGGAGTTCAGAAAGAAGGCTATAGAGCTACATGAAAAGGCAGATCATGAGAAGGCGATTCACGACTACAATCTGCTCAAAGCGAAGGGATACGAAGACAAGTTCATCTTCCTGGAAGATGTGAAGACGCTGAAGGAATTCCTCAAGGAGATTGAATTCGAGTTGCCAAAGGACATCCGATTCCCTCAGAAATACGAGAAAGGCATCATCTTAAGCGGAAGTCCATATACAGGCATCAACATCAGTTTCGGTCTGGCTCATTGCATCGCATCGCCTGAGAACCCATACTATGTACAGGAGCGTGCAGAGACCGACAGCTTTGGCATTATCAGCGGCAATGGTCTCCCATTCCCTTACGAAATTGTCTGCAAACTGATAGAAAACAACCTGATTCCTGATGCAAACATCTTTACAAGCCAGTATGTAAAGGAAGAAGGCTTGAAGATTACGCAGGCAAACCTCCAGTTCCTTGCCGATTACTACCTGATGGGTAGGAAGGATAAAGACCTGTCGCCTAAGGAGTTGTGGTAA